A window of Mytilus edulis chromosome 10, xbMytEdul2.2, whole genome shotgun sequence contains these coding sequences:
- the LOC139491900 gene encoding WD and tetratricopeptide repeats protein 1-like: protein MIMAFQNGFLKRKVDREINNVSRQTFERSLQVTPELIDRLGLEKELEGHHGCVNCLEWNEKGTLLASGSDDVQIIIWDPFHHKSLTTLRTRHEGNIFSVKFLPNSNDSILVSGAADCKIHVHDLNQEETTHDFGCHSGRVKRLAVAPNVPFMFWSAAEDGAIMQHDLRTPETSKTNPKNVLINLNAHMGGNAEAKCIAINPVRPEQIAVGANDPYVRLYDRRKLTCKAMKMPEETNGRTLWDSPSNSIQYHPDDFAMQQDSVHYFIAGHLPQKQKDYKKRYRTLASTYLTFSPDGTELLVNLGGEQIYLFDVNSQRKAEKFDISMILAQNGVAKEAACTNGFSLHKNGTTNGVANGVQAAAAAVMKAELEVDAKYRSVKRHKLDNKGLPQGVELLKKKANNYFEKEHYSKAIYLYNQAIARSSNSSVLFGNRAAAYMKRKWDGDLYAALRDCHSALQLDPNHLKAHFRLARCLYELSWPQEAYDCLQQFKNKFPDYAKSNACEALDKDIKAAISSNADDKDPDNAVDPQAAMRKKSFPISDQEKLWREAAFDHESRFCGHCNTTTDIKEANYFGSNGQYIVAGSDDGSFFIWEKNTTNIVRVLKGDDSIVNCLQPHPSHCLLATSGIDPVVRLWSPLAEDGSKNEREIDNSDDAALANQKRMNADPLEVMLMNMGYRITGVFDVDEEEEQRGDQGVNCRPS, encoded by the exons AATAAAT aatGTCAGTAGACAAACATTTGAGAGAAGTTTACAAGTTACTCCAGAGTTAATAGATAGACTGGGGTTAGAGAAAGAACTTGAG GGCCACCATGGTTGTGTTAATTGTTTGGAATGGAACGAGAAAGGAAC GTTATTAGCCAGTGGTTCAGATGATGTCCAAATTATTATATGGGATCCATTTCATCATAAAAGTTTGACAACATTACGAACTAGACATGAAGGAAATATCTTTTCTGTTAAG TTTCTGCCAAATTCTAATGATTCCATACTTGTATCCGGTGCAGCTGATTGTAAAATCCATGTACATGATCTCAATCAAGAGGAGACGACTCATGACTTTGGTTGTCATAGCGGCAGAGTAAAACGTCTGGCTGTAGCTCCTAATGTGCCATTTATGTTCTGGAGTGCTGCTGAAGATGGCGCTATCAT GCAACATGATTTAAGAACACCCGAAACCAGTAAAACCAACCCAAAAAATGTCCTGATTAATCTGAACGCCCACATGGGTGGTAATGCTGAAGCCAAATGTATAGCTATAAACCCTGTCAGACCTGAACAGATAGCTGTAGGAGCTAACGATCCATATGTACGACTGTACGATCGTAGAAAATTAACTTGTAAAGCCATGAAAATGCCAGAGGAAACTAATGGAAG aacttTATGGGACAGTCCATCAAATTCGATACAGTATCATCCAGATGATTTTGCAATGCAGCAAGATTCTGTCCATTATTTTATAGCAG gCCACCTTCCACAAAAACAGAAAGACTATAAGAAACGATACAGAACCTTAGCATCCACCTATCTGACATTTAGTCCTGATGGAACGGAGTTATTGGTCAATCTGGGCGGAGAACAGATCTATTTATTTGATGTCAACTCACAGAGAAAAGCTGAGAAGTTTGACATATCAATGATTCTAGCTCAAAATGGAGTTGCTAAAG AAGCAGCTTGCACAAATGGATTTAGTCTACATAAAAATGGTACAACGAATGGGGTCGCTAATGGTGTACAGGCTGCTGCCGCGGCTGTGATGAAGGCAGAATTAGAAGTGGATGCTAAATATAGATCTGTTAAAAG gCACAAACTGGATAATAAAGGCTTACCACAGGGTGTGGAGTTACTTAAGAAGAAGGCtaacaattattttgaaaaagaacATTATTCTAAGGCTATTTATTTATATAACCAAGCCATAGCTAGATCTTCTAATTCATCTGTGTTGTTTGGGAATAGGGCAGCAGCTTACATGAAAAGAAAATG GGATGGTGATTTATATGCAGCATTAAGAGATTGTCATAGTGCTTTACAATTAGATCCAAACCATTTAAAAGCTCATTTTCGATTGGCTAGATGTTTGTATGAGTTGTCATGGCCACAGGAAGCTTATGATTGTttacaacaatttaaaaataaatttccagaCTATGCAAAAAGTAATGCTTGTGAAGCATTAGATAAAGACATTAAAGCAGCCATTAGCTCTAATGCAG ATGATAAAGACCCAGATAATGCTGTAGATCCACAAGCTGCCATGAGAAAGAAGTCCTTCCCAATATCTGACCAGGAGAAGTTATGGCGGGAAGCAGCCTTTGACCACGAGTCAAGGTTCTGTGGGCATTGCAATACAACTACAGATATAAAAGAAGCTAACTATTTTGGAAG CAATGGTCAGTATATAGTAGCAGGATCTGACGACGGTTCTTTCTTTATATGGGAGAAGAATACTACAAATATTGTACGGGTATTAAAGGGAGATGACTCTATAGTAAATTGTCTACAGCCACATCCAAGTCATTGTTTGTTAGCCACCAGTGGAATAGATCCAGTGGTACGATTGTGGAGTCCTTTAGCAGAG GATGGTTCAAAGAATGAAAGAGAAATTGATAACTCAGATGACGCAGCATTAGCCAATCAAAAGAGAATGAATGCTGACCCCTTAGAGGTCATGCTAATGAACATGGGATACCGGATCACTGGAGTGTTTGATGTAGATGAAGAAGAAGAACAGAGGGGTGACCAAGGGGTTAATTGCAGACCCAGTTGA